One genomic window of Microbacterium testaceum StLB037 includes the following:
- a CDS encoding ABC transporter substrate-binding protein produces the protein MLRRTALATSALLIGALLLTSCTASSNDPAPSGEADPNATLTVRLSLEPSNLDIRHTSGAALEQALIDNVYQGLVTRDGDQNNEIVPALATEWTVSPDGLTYSFTLRQGVTFHDGSALTADDVVTSLQTAKDDATIQNSADLANVASISSPDASTVVLTLAKPNIDFLFALTGRAGLIFKNGDTTALQTAENGTGPFRVETWNTGQSLTLSRYDGYWGERAGVAQVVLDYIPDQSAATNAAVSGDVDVALEIDPELQSQIEGTGNFTIESGLTTDKGILAFNNQRAPLSDQRVREALRLAVDHNALAETLITAQPLNGPIPPLDPGYEDLTGSISYNPDRARELLAEAGADNLSLTLTIPNVYPGTLTTFLVSAYADVGVKLQVKQVDFSTWLTDVYTNHDYDLSFVRHVEARDFGNWADPTYYFGFDNAEVQSLYAQSLATTDAQQSSDLLAEAAQIVDDQDAADWLFLSAPRAAVGTNVANFPKNSLNVRLPLAGVTVASE, from the coding sequence ATGCTGCGCCGCACCGCCCTCGCCACGAGCGCGCTCCTGATCGGAGCACTCCTGCTCACCTCGTGCACAGCCTCGAGCAACGATCCCGCCCCGAGCGGCGAAGCCGACCCGAACGCCACGCTGACCGTGCGTCTGTCGCTCGAGCCGTCGAACCTCGACATCCGTCACACGAGCGGCGCCGCGCTCGAGCAGGCCCTCATCGACAACGTGTACCAGGGCCTCGTGACCCGGGACGGCGATCAGAACAACGAGATCGTCCCCGCTCTCGCCACCGAGTGGACCGTCTCCCCCGACGGTCTGACGTACTCGTTCACCCTGCGCCAGGGCGTGACCTTCCACGACGGCAGCGCCCTCACCGCCGACGACGTCGTCACCTCGCTGCAGACCGCGAAGGACGACGCGACGATCCAGAACAGCGCCGACCTCGCGAACGTGGCATCCATCTCCTCCCCGGATGCGTCCACCGTCGTGCTGACGCTCGCGAAGCCGAACATCGACTTCCTCTTCGCCCTCACCGGTCGCGCCGGCCTGATCTTCAAGAACGGCGACACGACGGCCCTCCAGACCGCGGAGAACGGAACGGGTCCCTTCCGCGTCGAGACGTGGAACACGGGTCAGAGCCTCACGCTCTCCCGCTACGACGGCTACTGGGGCGAGAGGGCGGGCGTGGCGCAGGTCGTGCTCGACTACATCCCCGACCAGAGCGCCGCGACCAACGCCGCGGTCAGCGGCGACGTCGATGTCGCGCTCGAGATCGACCCCGAGCTGCAGAGCCAGATCGAGGGCACCGGCAACTTCACGATCGAGTCGGGCCTGACCACCGACAAGGGCATCCTCGCGTTCAACAACCAGCGCGCTCCCCTGTCCGACCAGCGCGTGCGCGAGGCCCTGCGCCTCGCGGTCGATCACAACGCCCTCGCCGAGACCCTGATCACCGCTCAGCCTCTGAACGGTCCGATCCCGCCGCTGGACCCGGGATACGAAGACCTCACCGGCAGCATCTCGTACAACCCCGACCGGGCCCGCGAGCTCCTCGCGGAGGCCGGGGCCGACAACCTGAGCCTCACGCTGACGATCCCCAACGTCTACCCCGGCACCCTGACCACGTTCCTCGTGTCGGCGTACGCCGACGTGGGCGTGAAGCTGCAGGTGAAGCAGGTCGACTTCTCGACGTGGCTGACCGACGTCTACACGAACCACGACTACGACCTGAGCTTCGTGCGTCACGTCGAGGCGCGCGACTTCGGCAACTGGGCGGACCCGACGTACTACTTCGGCTTCGACAACGCCGAGGTGCAGAGTCTGTACGCCCAGTCGCTGGCGACCACGGATGCTCAGCAGTCCTCCGACCTGCTCGCCGAGGCGGCCCAGATCGTGGACGACCAGGATGCCGCCGACTGGCTGTTCCTCTCGGCTCCGCGCGCCGCCGTCGGCACGAACGTGGCGAACTTCCCGAAGAACTCCCTCAACGTGCGTCTGCCGCTGGCGGGCGTGACGGTCGCGTCGGAGTGA